In Aeromicrobium marinum DSM 15272, one genomic interval encodes:
- the mobF gene encoding MobF family relaxase: MKFYRGSAAAARSYVEADHSRADDYYLGEGAGVAARFVVDVRDSVSPTVHQAPDLDGESYERWVGGYDVDTDRAKGRLRDDASALRFVEVTVNGPKTWSLAAALHPEISAALDAAQDEAAAQIIGWVAEHATTRVGPRGRQVQVRVEQVEAAVIRHHTSRAGDPHRHLHLQINARVFAHGRWRGIHSVGARDSLEAINGIGHAAVATDPGFRAALAAHGFTFDPITGEINELAPYAGRFSARAAQIARNVDAFEAQWRAAHPGQEPGPKLRRTWDRRAWSQARPDKVIPTDGAAMVEAWNDDLHELGYRTRSAPARHTSVSTPSVGSLNRDAAVEVVLMRLGAQRSAWNAADIRGQVEQWIAATGLVVEAGVRLELAEDLTARARSACTPLLDRPDLPEHIRALSSPRVIGVEDKITELLAMLACGRGADAALPPQLSFGLDPAQQNAVAALAGTQNLLVIEGAAGAGKTTTLAATKTALAAQGRRVTVVTPTLKAAEVAAAEIDAPAFSAAWLVHQWGWRWDSDGRWGRDFQVPPDPAARLTRGDLLVIDEAGMLDQDTARALLDVALEAQVRVAFMGDRHQLPAVGRGGVLDLATQHTGPEATVCLDVVHRFADPAYAELSVAMRRGGPVFDHLWERGHIRLHASEAERTQALANQTAEAILAGHTSLALMADTREQVTALNAAIRDRLVEAGLVDDHTVVTTLAGERLGVGDRVATRRNDWHLSLANRQTWTITAINPTTSSTTMASDAERELTLRNERGLTRQVPSWYARAWVESAYATTVYGAQGETTAVGHLVLDQSTTAASAYVGMTRGRHDNTAHLVAETPAQARTMWEGACSRERADLGVAHARLQAVDDIDRYGPIGPTRPPANTLVPRQPETTRRRAHYPAYDTGHDYSRRASASGPSIGF, from the coding sequence ATGAAGTTCTACCGCGGCAGTGCTGCTGCGGCGCGCTCCTATGTTGAGGCCGATCACTCCCGGGCCGATGACTACTACCTCGGTGAGGGTGCCGGCGTCGCTGCCCGGTTCGTTGTCGATGTGAGGGACTCGGTGAGCCCCACCGTTCACCAGGCACCGGATCTGGACGGCGAGTCCTATGAACGTTGGGTTGGCGGGTACGACGTCGACACCGACCGGGCCAAGGGCCGGCTGCGAGACGACGCGAGCGCGTTGCGGTTCGTCGAGGTCACCGTCAACGGTCCGAAGACCTGGTCGCTGGCAGCGGCGTTGCATCCGGAGATCTCGGCCGCGCTCGACGCAGCCCAGGATGAGGCCGCGGCCCAGATCATCGGCTGGGTCGCCGAGCATGCGACGACCCGGGTCGGCCCGCGTGGTCGGCAGGTCCAGGTGCGGGTGGAGCAGGTCGAGGCTGCGGTGATCCGGCACCACACCTCACGTGCCGGGGACCCACACCGCCACCTGCACCTCCAGATCAACGCCCGCGTCTTCGCCCACGGCCGGTGGCGCGGCATCCACTCGGTCGGAGCCCGGGACTCACTCGAGGCGATCAACGGGATCGGCCATGCAGCGGTCGCTACCGACCCCGGGTTCCGGGCAGCGCTCGCCGCGCACGGGTTCACCTTCGACCCGATCACCGGCGAGATCAACGAACTAGCGCCCTACGCCGGCCGGTTCAGCGCGAGGGCGGCGCAGATCGCCCGCAACGTCGACGCCTTTGAGGCGCAATGGCGTGCCGCGCACCCCGGCCAGGAACCCGGACCGAAGCTCCGACGGACCTGGGATCGGCGGGCCTGGTCCCAAGCACGACCCGACAAAGTGATCCCGACCGACGGGGCCGCGATGGTCGAGGCGTGGAACGACGACCTCCACGAGCTCGGCTACCGCACCAGGTCAGCACCGGCCAGGCACACATCGGTTTCGACGCCGAGTGTGGGAAGCCTGAATCGTGACGCAGCCGTCGAGGTCGTGTTGATGCGCCTGGGGGCGCAGAGGTCGGCCTGGAACGCAGCCGATATCCGGGGCCAGGTCGAGCAATGGATCGCCGCCACCGGGCTCGTTGTCGAGGCTGGCGTGCGCCTCGAGTTGGCCGAAGACCTCACCGCCCGCGCCCGGTCCGCGTGCACACCGTTGCTGGATCGCCCTGACCTCCCTGAGCACATCCGGGCCTTATCCTCGCCGCGGGTGATCGGGGTCGAGGACAAGATCACCGAGCTGCTCGCGATGCTGGCCTGCGGCAGGGGTGCGGACGCCGCCCTGCCTCCACAGCTCAGCTTTGGTCTCGACCCGGCTCAACAGAACGCGGTAGCCGCCTTGGCTGGCACCCAGAACCTGCTGGTCATCGAGGGCGCCGCCGGGGCCGGAAAGACCACCACCCTCGCAGCAACCAAGACAGCACTGGCGGCGCAGGGGCGACGGGTGACGGTCGTGACACCGACCCTGAAAGCAGCCGAGGTCGCTGCCGCCGAGATCGACGCACCCGCGTTCTCCGCAGCGTGGTTGGTGCATCAGTGGGGGTGGCGCTGGGACAGCGATGGCCGCTGGGGTCGGGACTTCCAGGTCCCCCCGGACCCGGCAGCGAGGCTCACTCGTGGTGACCTGCTGGTCATCGATGAGGCCGGGATGCTCGACCAGGACACCGCCCGCGCTCTCCTCGATGTCGCCCTGGAGGCCCAGGTGCGGGTGGCGTTCATGGGCGACCGTCACCAGCTCCCCGCTGTCGGGCGTGGTGGGGTCCTCGACCTCGCCACCCAACACACCGGACCCGAGGCCACGGTGTGCCTGGACGTGGTGCACCGCTTCGCCGACCCCGCCTACGCTGAGCTGAGCGTCGCGATGCGCCGCGGTGGACCGGTCTTCGACCACCTCTGGGAACGCGGGCACATCCGACTGCATGCCAGCGAGGCCGAACGGACCCAGGCCCTCGCCAACCAGACCGCGGAGGCGATACTCGCCGGCCACACCAGCCTCGCCCTGATGGCCGATACGCGTGAGCAGGTCACCGCACTCAACGCCGCCATCCGGGACCGGCTTGTCGAGGCCGGTCTGGTCGATGACCACACCGTGGTGACCACCCTGGCCGGGGAGCGCCTCGGTGTCGGTGACCGAGTCGCGACCCGACGCAACGACTGGCACCTGTCTCTGGCCAACCGCCAGACCTGGACCATCACCGCCATCAACCCCACCACCTCCAGCACCACGATGGCCAGCGACGCTGAGCGGGAGCTGACGTTGCGCAACGAACGCGGCCTCACCCGCCAAGTGCCGTCCTGGTACGCCCGAGCCTGGGTCGAGTCCGCCTACGCCACGACCGTCTACGGTGCCCAGGGCGAGACCACCGCCGTCGGGCACCTGGTCCTGGATCAATCCACGACCGCAGCGTCGGCGTATGTGGGCATGACCCGTGGGCGCCACGACAACACCGCCCACCTCGTCGCCGAGACCCCTGCACAAGCCCGGACCATGTGGGAAGGGGCCTGTTCGCGCGAACGTGCCGACCTCGGTGTCGCCCACGCCCGCCTCCAGGCGGTCGATGACATCGACCGCTACGGCCCCATCGGACCCACCCGGCCCCCCGCCAACACACTGGTGCCACGACAACCAGAGACCACGAGGAGACGGGCCCACTACCCGGCCTACGACACCGGACACGACTACTCGCGGCGTGCATCGGCCTCGGGTCCCAGCATCGGGTTCTGA
- a CDS encoding addiction module protein, whose translation MSLSASEFFEAGMSLPPSVREDVAIRLLESLEVAGQESVDESWTAEIGSRVDEMVGGEAQMVPGEAVFAELADRRAARQGARDA comes from the coding sequence ATGTCGCTGAGCGCGTCGGAGTTCTTCGAGGCGGGGATGTCCCTGCCTCCTTCGGTGCGCGAGGACGTGGCGATTCGGCTGCTGGAGTCACTCGAGGTCGCTGGCCAAGAGTCGGTGGACGAGTCGTGGACGGCTGAGATCGGCTCGCGCGTCGACGAGATGGTCGGCGGCGAGGCGCAGATGGTCCCCGGCGAGGCCGTATTTGCTGAGCTTGCTGATCGACGAGCTGCACGCCAGGGCGCGCGCGACGCATGA
- a CDS encoding NAD(P)/FAD-dependent oxidoreductase, with the protein MTQRPGHVVVVGAGMVGLATAWYLQRDGVEVTVVDRQGVAAGSSWGNAGWLAPALTLPLPDPAILGAGIKATLSSSSPVYVPPTANPRLLKWLADFTRHCTPGRWRSAMAVFAQANRLAFDAFDQMQIAEPTKAASPFLAAFTSESDRRVLVHEFEQVGDLGGEVAYDLLDAAQIHALEPALGEAVTCGARLHDQRFIDPGRYVRALGEAVVERGGRLVVGDVVGVERVGAGVEVRVGRDRLVADAAVVATGTWLGSLVRPHGVRSVVQAGRGYSFTVRPEHQPVGPIYFPAQRVACTPLGPPGAEDAFRVAGMMEFRKPDAPLDRRRVDAIVAAARPMLRGVDWEARTDEWVGSRPCTVDGLPLVGATRTPGVFVAGGHGMWGIALGPLSGRLLADRIVRGQAHPLLQSFDPLR; encoded by the coding sequence ATGACGCAACGACCCGGACACGTGGTGGTGGTCGGTGCCGGCATGGTCGGTCTGGCGACGGCCTGGTACCTGCAGCGTGACGGTGTCGAGGTCACCGTCGTCGACCGACAGGGCGTCGCCGCCGGCTCGTCCTGGGGCAACGCCGGGTGGCTCGCCCCGGCCCTGACCCTGCCGCTGCCCGACCCGGCCATCCTGGGCGCCGGCATCAAGGCGACGCTCAGCTCGTCCTCACCGGTGTACGTGCCGCCCACCGCCAACCCCCGGCTGCTCAAGTGGTTGGCCGACTTCACGCGGCACTGCACGCCCGGCCGGTGGCGGTCGGCGATGGCGGTGTTCGCGCAGGCCAACCGGCTCGCCTTCGACGCCTTCGACCAGATGCAGATCGCCGAACCGACCAAGGCGGCCTCGCCGTTCCTCGCCGCGTTCACCTCCGAGTCCGACCGGCGCGTGCTGGTGCACGAGTTCGAGCAGGTGGGTGACCTCGGCGGTGAGGTCGCCTACGACCTGCTCGACGCTGCCCAGATCCATGCGCTCGAGCCGGCGCTGGGTGAGGCCGTCACCTGCGGCGCCCGCCTGCACGACCAGCGCTTCATCGACCCCGGCCGGTACGTGCGGGCGCTCGGCGAGGCCGTGGTCGAGCGGGGCGGTCGCCTCGTGGTGGGCGACGTGGTGGGGGTGGAGCGGGTCGGCGCCGGGGTGGAGGTGCGCGTGGGGCGCGACCGGCTCGTCGCCGACGCGGCCGTGGTCGCCACGGGCACGTGGCTGGGGTCCCTGGTCCGTCCCCACGGCGTGCGGTCGGTCGTGCAGGCCGGCCGCGGCTACAGCTTCACCGTGCGCCCGGAGCACCAGCCCGTCGGGCCGATCTACTTCCCGGCGCAGCGGGTGGCGTGCACGCCGCTCGGCCCGCCCGGCGCGGAGGACGCCTTCCGGGTCGCGGGGATGATGGAGTTCCGCAAGCCCGATGCTCCCCTGGACCGCCGCCGGGTCGACGCGATCGTCGCGGCCGCCCGACCGATGCTGCGGGGTGTCGACTGGGAGGCCCGTACCGACGAGTGGGTCGGCTCGCGGCCCTGCACCGTCGACGGACTCCCGCTCGTCGGGGCGACCCGGACGCCCGGTGTCTTCGTGGCCGGTGGCCACGGCATGTGGGGTATCGCGCTGGGTCCGCTGAGCGGCCGGCTGCTCGCCGACCGCATCGTCCGCGGCCAGGCGCACCCCCTCCTGCAGTCCTTCGACCCCCTGCGCTGA
- a CDS encoding hemolysin family protein yields MDQQTLFNLALVVMFVLVGGVFAATELALVSLRESQLSRMESQSARGVRVAAVARNPNRFLAAVQIGVTVAGFLSAAYGGSTLAPDFAPYLVDAGLPEGAADTTALVLLTLFIAYLSLVFGELVPKRFALQRSAQLSLLVAPPLDRFATAMRPVIWLLSISTNAVVRLLGGDPHAVSEDISEEELRDLVSGHESLGEDERRFVNDVFLASQRTVKEVMRPRGDVVYLKADRRLSDSIEFVRQQPYSRYPVADGGPDQIEGFVHVRDLYDLGDDDRRRVRDVMRPIVMLPSTNQIFPAITTMRSEGTHMALVVDEYGGTDGIVTLEDLVEELIGEIRDEHDAEDVVRTIAVDGSMDVEGGLNIEDFAAETGVELEDGPYETVAGFIVARLGHLPGVGDAVVVEATPAGASSEVAVVLRVEEVDRYRIARVRVERTDTGEPPAGEVSDPE; encoded by the coding sequence GTGGACCAACAGACACTGTTCAACCTGGCCCTCGTCGTCATGTTCGTGCTGGTGGGCGGGGTGTTCGCCGCGACCGAGCTGGCCCTGGTCTCCCTGCGCGAGAGCCAGCTGTCACGGATGGAGAGTCAGAGCGCCCGAGGTGTGCGCGTGGCGGCCGTGGCCCGCAACCCCAACCGGTTCCTCGCCGCGGTGCAGATCGGGGTGACCGTGGCGGGCTTCTTGTCGGCGGCCTACGGCGGGTCGACGCTGGCGCCCGACTTCGCCCCCTACCTGGTCGACGCCGGCCTGCCCGAGGGCGCGGCCGACACCACCGCGCTGGTGCTGCTGACGCTGTTCATCGCCTACCTGTCGCTCGTGTTCGGTGAGCTCGTGCCCAAGCGGTTCGCCCTCCAACGCTCCGCCCAGCTGTCGCTGCTGGTCGCGCCGCCGCTCGACCGGTTCGCCACCGCGATGCGACCGGTCATCTGGCTGCTGTCCATCTCGACCAACGCGGTGGTGCGTCTGCTCGGCGGCGACCCCCACGCCGTCAGCGAGGACATCAGCGAGGAGGAGCTGCGCGACCTGGTGTCCGGTCACGAGAGCCTGGGCGAGGACGAGCGCCGGTTCGTGAACGACGTCTTCCTGGCGTCGCAGCGCACGGTCAAGGAGGTCATGCGACCGCGCGGCGACGTGGTGTACCTGAAGGCCGACCGCCGGCTGAGCGACTCCATCGAGTTCGTCCGGCAGCAGCCGTACTCGCGCTACCCGGTGGCTGACGGCGGCCCGGACCAGATCGAGGGATTCGTGCATGTGCGCGACCTGTACGACCTGGGCGACGACGACCGGCGGCGGGTGCGCGACGTGATGCGACCGATCGTCATGCTGCCCTCGACGAACCAGATCTTCCCCGCCATCACCACGATGCGCAGCGAGGGCACCCACATGGCCCTGGTCGTCGACGAGTACGGCGGCACCGACGGCATCGTCACCCTGGAGGACCTCGTCGAGGAGCTGATCGGCGAGATCCGCGACGAGCACGACGCCGAGGACGTGGTCCGCACGATCGCGGTCGACGGCTCCATGGACGTCGAGGGTGGCCTCAACATCGAGGACTTCGCCGCCGAGACGGGGGTCGAGCTCGAGGACGGACCCTACGAGACGGTCGCGGGGTTCATCGTGGCGCGACTCGGGCACCTGCCGGGCGTCGGCGACGCCGTGGTGGTCGAGGCGACCCCGGCCGGTGCGTCGTCGGAGGTGGCGGTGGTGCTGCGCGTCGAGGAGGTCGACCGGTACCGCATCGCGCGGGTGCGGGTCGAGCGCACCGACACCGGTGAGCCGCCCGCGGGTGAGGTCAGCGACCCGGAGTAG
- a CDS encoding tyrosine-type recombinase/integrase, producing the protein MAGNIAKRSDGSWRARYRDEAGHEHSRHFDRKIDAQHWLDEISSSLLNGSYVDPKAGNITFREFYEDWAPRQLWVPSTTTNADLATRSVAFADVPLKLVRRSHIEAWVKTMSTRLAPTTIKTRFVIVRSVFRAAIADRVIVVDPCVGVTLPRRRKAEATMQIPTMEEVGRLLAHADSNRASTRKGFRAYVAMCAFAGLRKGEAAGVQVGDIDHVRGLLKVSRQLQREGNTFVTRLPKYGSERGIFLPVELVETLADHIATYLPNADPEAWLFTVGDRPMSDNDIHWRWRATRASAKLPHVRLHDLRHFYASGLIAAGCDVVTVQRALGHAAATTTLNTYSHLWPTAEDRTRAAASGLMRQALGIAPPTPGSR; encoded by the coding sequence ATGGCCGGCAACATCGCCAAACGATCCGACGGGTCCTGGCGCGCCCGCTACCGCGACGAAGCAGGGCACGAGCACTCACGCCACTTCGATCGCAAGATCGACGCCCAACACTGGCTCGACGAGATCAGCTCCTCACTCCTCAATGGCTCCTACGTCGACCCAAAGGCCGGCAACATCACCTTTCGAGAGTTCTACGAGGACTGGGCTCCACGCCAGCTCTGGGTCCCCTCGACCACAACCAACGCGGACCTGGCGACGCGCTCAGTCGCCTTCGCCGACGTGCCGCTCAAGCTCGTCCGGCGCTCCCACATCGAGGCGTGGGTCAAGACAATGTCGACCCGACTGGCCCCGACGACGATCAAGACGCGATTCGTGATCGTGCGATCCGTCTTCCGGGCCGCGATCGCCGATCGGGTCATCGTCGTCGACCCCTGCGTCGGCGTCACCCTCCCGCGTCGCCGCAAAGCCGAGGCCACGATGCAGATCCCGACCATGGAGGAGGTTGGCCGCTTGCTTGCGCATGCTGACAGCAACCGCGCGTCCACCCGCAAGGGCTTTCGCGCCTACGTCGCCATGTGTGCGTTCGCCGGTCTACGCAAAGGCGAAGCAGCCGGCGTCCAAGTCGGGGACATCGACCACGTCCGGGGGCTCCTCAAGGTGTCACGACAGCTCCAGCGCGAGGGCAACACCTTCGTCACCCGTCTGCCCAAGTACGGCTCCGAAAGGGGCATCTTCCTGCCCGTCGAGCTGGTCGAGACTCTTGCCGACCACATCGCCACCTACCTCCCCAACGCAGACCCCGAGGCGTGGCTCTTCACCGTTGGGGACCGGCCCATGTCCGACAACGACATCCATTGGCGCTGGCGAGCGACGCGTGCCTCGGCGAAGCTCCCCCACGTCCGCCTTCACGACCTGCGGCACTTCTACGCTTCCGGTCTCATCGCAGCGGGGTGTGACGTCGTGACTGTGCAGCGCGCGCTCGGGCACGCAGCTGCGACCACGACCTTGAACACTTACAGCCACTTGTGGCCCACGGCCGAGGACCGGACGCGTGCGGCTGCCAGCGGGTTGATGCGCCAAGCGCTGGGGATCGCGCCGCCGACGCCAGGCTCAAGGTGA
- a CDS encoding ACT domain-containing protein, whose product MAFLLRVELPDVPGSLGALATALGAAGADIEAIEIVEHRPDGVAVDDVLLELPPTVMPDALITACHGLEGVSVHWISRYNAGVNLSMDLEAVEAFTEDPARAVEQLVAVVPETFRVDWAMAVRAGADGVPEAVHASPTAPKLVPETRSWLSVATATTLPDIPAWDSTVLAASPAKDRAGVAFVVVAGRHGGPAFLTSELARFGHMVSLAASVQTV is encoded by the coding sequence ATGGCCTTCCTCCTGCGCGTCGAGCTGCCCGACGTCCCCGGCTCGCTCGGCGCGCTGGCCACGGCGCTCGGTGCGGCCGGGGCCGACATCGAGGCGATCGAGATCGTCGAGCACCGACCCGACGGGGTCGCGGTCGACGACGTGCTGCTGGAGCTGCCGCCGACCGTCATGCCCGACGCGCTGATCACCGCGTGCCACGGGCTGGAGGGTGTCAGCGTGCACTGGATCTCGCGCTACAACGCGGGCGTCAACCTCAGCATGGACCTCGAGGCGGTCGAGGCGTTCACCGAGGACCCCGCCCGCGCGGTCGAGCAGCTGGTGGCGGTGGTCCCCGAGACCTTCCGCGTCGACTGGGCGATGGCCGTGCGAGCCGGGGCCGACGGCGTCCCCGAGGCGGTGCACGCGTCACCCACGGCGCCGAAGCTCGTGCCCGAGACCCGGTCGTGGTTGTCGGTCGCCACGGCCACCACGCTGCCGGACATCCCCGCATGGGACTCCACGGTGCTGGCCGCCAGCCCGGCGAAGGACCGTGCCGGCGTGGCGTTCGTCGTCGTCGCCGGACGGCACGGCGGGCCGGCCTTCCTGACCTCCGAGCTCGCACGGTTCGGACACATGGTCTCGCTGGCCGCCAGCGTGCAGACCGTCTGA
- a CDS encoding 1,4-dihydroxy-2-naphthoyl-CoA synthase, translated as MSALDHVSDTFDPGQWTEVPGFDHLTDLTYHRANEHGTVRIAFDRPDILNAFRPHTVDELLLVMEHARTSADVGCVLLTGNGPSAKNGKHSFCTGGDQRIRGRAGYQYEDGSAASGDTGAEEPSPIDKARLGRLHILEVQRLIRFMPKVVICVVPGWAAGGGHSLHVVSDLTLASAEHARFKQTDADVGSFDGGFGSAYLARQAGQKFAREIFFLGQEYSAADGVAMGAVNRAVPHAELEATALEWGRLINAKSPTAQRMLKYSFNLIDDGLVGQQVLMGETTRLAYMTDEAQEGRDQFLEKRDPDWSPYPWYY; from the coding sequence ATGAGCGCTCTGGACCACGTTTCCGACACCTTCGACCCGGGTCAGTGGACCGAGGTGCCCGGCTTCGACCACCTCACCGACCTCACCTACCACCGGGCGAACGAGCACGGGACGGTGCGGATCGCCTTCGACCGGCCCGACATCCTCAACGCGTTCCGGCCCCACACCGTCGACGAGCTGCTGCTGGTGATGGAGCACGCGCGCACCTCCGCCGACGTCGGCTGCGTGCTGCTGACCGGCAACGGGCCGAGCGCCAAGAACGGCAAGCACTCGTTCTGCACCGGCGGCGACCAGCGCATCCGCGGCCGCGCCGGCTACCAGTACGAGGACGGCTCGGCCGCCAGCGGTGACACCGGTGCCGAGGAGCCGAGCCCGATCGACAAGGCCAGGCTCGGCCGGCTGCACATCCTGGAGGTGCAGCGGCTGATCCGCTTCATGCCCAAGGTGGTCATCTGTGTGGTGCCCGGGTGGGCCGCCGGTGGTGGTCACAGCCTGCACGTGGTGTCGGACCTGACGCTCGCGAGCGCCGAGCACGCCCGCTTCAAGCAGACCGATGCCGACGTGGGCAGCTTCGACGGTGGTTTCGGTTCGGCGTACCTGGCGCGGCAGGCGGGTCAGAAGTTCGCCCGCGAGATCTTCTTCCTCGGCCAGGAGTACTCCGCCGCCGACGGCGTCGCGATGGGCGCGGTCAACCGGGCCGTCCCGCACGCCGAGCTCGAGGCCACCGCGCTGGAGTGGGGTCGCCTCATCAACGCCAAGAGCCCCACCGCGCAGCGCATGCTCAAGTACTCGTTCAACCTCATCGACGACGGCCTGGTGGGTCAGCAGGTGCTGATGGGCGAGACGACGCGACTGGCCTACATGACCGACGAGGCGCAGGAGGGCCGCGACCAGTTCCTCGAGAAGCGCGACCCCGACTGGTCGCCCTACCCCTGGTACTACTGA
- a CDS encoding type II toxin-antitoxin system RelE/ParE family toxin yields the protein MIRGFGFHPEARAEFFADVEWYDERELGVGARFEIAVREAIDAAVDSPDSWGVWPGWERSPAVRSKRVNGFPYRVVYFVTGEQLAVVAIAYAKRRPGYWRERINP from the coding sequence ATGATCCGCGGCTTCGGCTTCCACCCGGAGGCGAGGGCGGAGTTCTTCGCTGATGTCGAGTGGTACGACGAGCGTGAGCTCGGTGTGGGCGCACGTTTCGAGATCGCTGTCCGCGAGGCGATCGATGCTGCGGTCGACTCACCGGACTCATGGGGCGTCTGGCCGGGCTGGGAGCGGTCGCCAGCAGTGCGGTCGAAGCGAGTCAACGGCTTCCCGTACCGCGTCGTCTACTTCGTCACCGGCGAGCAACTGGCGGTCGTTGCGATTGCATACGCCAAGCGGCGACCCGGCTACTGGCGTGAGCGGATCAACCCCTGA
- a CDS encoding SDR family oxidoreductase, whose amino-acid sequence MAQKFNGKVLLVTGAARGIGAGVARGYVARGGKVALLGLEPDLLGALAAELGDAAAWWEADARDGAQMTAAIDAAAAHFGRIDHVLANAGIASYGTVRQIDEASFERVIDINVTGVYRTLHPAIPHLVETKGHALVVASLASFSNLAGLAAYNASKAGAESLALATAQEVAHLGVKVGVVHPGWIDTDIVRGAEADLPTFKVIRGKLPYPANSTTNLADCVDGILRGFARRKTRVYVPRGVVLANWTKPLLNSPPVLMIIKRIARRHVPDLEREVDALGRFQHAHVPLTEAKPAD is encoded by the coding sequence ATGGCTCAGAAGTTCAACGGCAAGGTCCTGCTCGTCACCGGTGCGGCTCGGGGCATCGGTGCCGGCGTGGCCCGCGGCTACGTGGCGCGGGGAGGCAAGGTCGCGTTGCTGGGCCTGGAGCCCGACCTGCTCGGGGCCCTCGCCGCCGAGCTGGGCGACGCCGCCGCCTGGTGGGAGGCCGACGCCCGTGACGGCGCGCAGATGACCGCGGCGATCGACGCCGCTGCCGCCCACTTCGGTCGCATCGACCACGTGCTGGCCAACGCCGGCATCGCCTCGTACGGCACGGTGCGCCAGATCGACGAGGCCTCGTTCGAGCGGGTCATCGACATCAACGTCACGGGCGTCTACCGCACCCTGCACCCCGCGATCCCCCATCTGGTCGAGACCAAGGGACACGCCCTCGTGGTCGCCAGCCTCGCCTCGTTCAGCAACCTGGCCGGCCTCGCCGCCTACAACGCCAGCAAGGCCGGGGCGGAGTCGCTGGCCCTCGCGACCGCGCAGGAGGTCGCCCACCTGGGCGTCAAGGTCGGCGTGGTGCACCCGGGCTGGATCGACACCGACATCGTGCGCGGGGCCGAGGCCGACCTGCCGACCTTCAAGGTCATCCGCGGCAAGCTGCCCTACCCGGCGAACTCCACCACGAACCTGGCCGACTGCGTCGACGGCATCCTGCGGGGCTTCGCCCGTCGCAAGACCCGCGTCTACGTGCCCCGCGGCGTGGTGCTGGCCAACTGGACCAAGCCGCTGCTCAACTCCCCGCCGGTGCTGATGATCATCAAGCGAATCGCGCGCCGGCACGTGCCGGACCTCGAGCGCGAGGTCGACGCGCTGGGTCGGTTCCAGCACGCCCACGTGCCCCTCACCGAGGCCAAGCCCGCCGACTGA
- a CDS encoding helix-turn-helix domain-containing protein translates to MTTALNDDHHEHDEMLTIEEAAALLRVPVATMRYWRYTGDGPFSFKVQRHVRYWRTDLILWRSEQGRRPDPVEPQH, encoded by the coding sequence ATGACCACCGCCCTCAACGACGACCACCACGAGCACGACGAGATGCTCACCATCGAAGAAGCAGCCGCCCTCCTTCGTGTCCCCGTCGCCACGATGCGCTACTGGCGCTACACCGGCGACGGACCCTTCAGCTTCAAAGTCCAACGCCACGTCCGCTACTGGCGCACCGACCTCATCCTCTGGCGCAGCGAGCAGGGCCGCCGACCTGACCCCGTAGAGCCACAGCACTGA
- a CDS encoding SRPBCC family protein, producing MVATPTATLEHRDGTPVLVFTRTFSAPAQDVWDALTVSDRVGRWFGTWTGDPADGFVTVRMTAEGDDVPESRFDLTACDAPRRLDISCVDDFGSWNLELTLVEESGSTTLTMRQVIDDPGSIENVGPGWEYYLDRMVAAETGGDPAAVDFEADYYPAQQQYFLDLQG from the coding sequence ATGGTTGCCACCCCCACCGCCACGCTGGAGCACCGCGACGGCACGCCCGTGCTCGTCTTCACCCGCACCTTCAGCGCGCCGGCCCAGGACGTCTGGGACGCGCTGACCGTGTCCGACCGCGTCGGACGGTGGTTCGGCACGTGGACCGGCGACCCGGCCGACGGGTTCGTGACGGTCCGGATGACCGCCGAGGGCGACGACGTGCCGGAGAGCCGGTTCGATCTCACCGCGTGCGACGCCCCCCGCCGTCTGGACATCTCGTGCGTCGACGACTTCGGCAGCTGGAACCTCGAACTCACGCTCGTCGAGGAGTCCGGCAGCACCACCCTGACCATGCGCCAGGTGATCGACGACCCGGGCAGCATCGAGAACGTCGGTCCGGGGTGGGAGTACTACCTCGACCGGATGGTCGCGGCCGAGACCGGCGGCGACCCGGCGGCCGTCGACTTCGAGGCCGACTACTACCCCGCCCAGCAGCAGTACTTCCTCGACCTGCAGGGGTGA
- a CDS encoding DUF3817 domain-containing protein — protein MSTPAPTSLSEAGVRRWFRIVAVAEAVSWAGLLVAMFFKWIVQADPEAGIEGGVPIMGPIHGAVFVAFVAMCFIAWRTFGWSLKTLAVALVSAVPPFTTVVFEVQAGRRGLLGETAPATPGR, from the coding sequence GTGAGCACCCCCGCCCCCACCTCCCTGTCCGAGGCCGGCGTCCGCCGCTGGTTCCGCATCGTCGCCGTCGCCGAGGCCGTCTCGTGGGCGGGTCTGCTGGTCGCGATGTTCTTCAAGTGGATCGTGCAGGCCGACCCCGAGGCGGGGATCGAAGGGGGCGTCCCGATCATGGGTCCGATCCACGGCGCCGTGTTCGTCGCCTTCGTCGCCATGTGCTTCATCGCGTGGCGCACGTTCGGATGGTCGCTCAAGACCCTCGCGGTCGCCCTGGTGTCGGCCGTGCCGCCCTTCACCACCGTGGTGTTCGAGGTGCAGGCCGGCCGCCGCGGACTGCTCGGCGAGACCGCCCCCGCTACTCCGGGTCGCTGA